The Peribacillus sp. FSL E2-0218 genome contains a region encoding:
- a CDS encoding right-handed parallel beta-helix repeat-containing protein — protein MKMFRSAALFLLFIAVFFSLPSMISAANPVCEPTTGATLQLFDSSNTLMETSTLAPNSTSSSVRAAVNSAILSVSKYQRNGTNGNRGTVLLSKGNFTASAFIVMRSGVTLEGTMENGKAVTTICTESRSDPVTIKILESQARIKNLNLDGKRKTEDTVTGEPRKYYASRHRGIQVTAIDQTKSTDELASTYPTTNKDADAKRLKNITIEDVQISGYEGYGIYLEHVDGVTIKGSDTIYKKSMNITDIGYAGIGGVSANNVSVKHTTVSDLWPGVTVGSVQQSYGMAFSHRKINTRNDAKTQAIFPPSHTIVVDQNVVANNPTWEGIDTHSGQNVSLTNNVILNTRFPIVVGGMEYDAGEMSAYPPRDIMISGNRINSQRVGIQDDYKVYDIEKNDTITERGIAVNGSQFTDLTKREMGFLESVVIKGNYVSNVKAAAESHGGISIHVTKNAIIEDNTIENSFNNGIVFLSSNKSTKLYRNSIHHIDKSEHNFIPAAIGIRGSHNNGNVNNDYTALPLTLTNTLIENDHTFAEVGREIHFQAGTSNNLLNNRIGIPPAFKSDN, from the coding sequence ATGAAAATGTTTAGAAGTGCGGCATTGTTCCTTCTGTTTATAGCCGTTTTCTTTTCTCTCCCATCCATGATATCGGCAGCCAATCCGGTTTGCGAACCAACAACAGGAGCGACACTTCAATTATTCGACAGCAGCAATACGCTTATGGAAACGTCAACGTTAGCACCGAACTCTACATCGTCATCAGTAAGAGCTGCTGTTAATAGTGCGATTCTAAGCGTTTCAAAATATCAAAGGAATGGAACAAACGGAAACCGAGGTACCGTTCTCCTATCGAAAGGGAATTTCACGGCGAGTGCCTTTATTGTGATGCGATCTGGAGTTACATTGGAAGGAACCATGGAGAACGGCAAGGCGGTCACGACAATCTGTACCGAATCGAGAAGTGACCCGGTTACCATCAAAATACTGGAAAGTCAGGCTAGGATTAAAAACCTTAATCTGGATGGGAAAAGAAAAACAGAAGATACCGTAACAGGGGAGCCAAGGAAGTATTATGCATCAAGGCATAGAGGCATCCAGGTTACCGCCATCGATCAAACGAAATCAACGGATGAATTAGCCAGTACATACCCAACAACTAATAAAGATGCTGACGCGAAAAGACTGAAAAATATCACGATTGAGGATGTTCAAATTAGCGGCTATGAAGGGTATGGCATCTATTTAGAGCATGTGGATGGAGTGACCATCAAAGGGTCTGACACCATTTATAAAAAAAGCATGAACATCACGGATATAGGCTATGCCGGCATTGGCGGCGTCTCAGCGAATAATGTGTCCGTAAAGCATACGACCGTGAGTGACCTTTGGCCAGGAGTAACCGTAGGAAGCGTACAGCAAAGCTATGGCATGGCCTTTAGTCATAGGAAGATCAATACAAGAAATGATGCCAAAACCCAAGCGATATTTCCGCCAAGTCATACCATTGTGGTCGATCAGAACGTGGTCGCCAATAACCCGACATGGGAGGGAATCGACACACACTCTGGACAAAACGTATCCCTCACAAACAATGTCATTTTAAATACACGTTTCCCGATTGTCGTTGGGGGAATGGAGTATGATGCCGGCGAGATGTCCGCTTACCCGCCTCGAGACATTATGATTTCAGGAAATCGGATTAACAGTCAAAGAGTGGGCATCCAGGATGATTATAAGGTTTATGATATAGAAAAAAATGACACGATTACTGAACGAGGCATCGCCGTTAACGGATCACAATTTACAGACCTGACCAAAAGGGAGATGGGATTCTTGGAATCTGTGGTGATTAAGGGTAATTATGTAAGCAATGTCAAAGCAGCCGCAGAGTCACATGGAGGTATCAGCATCCACGTGACCAAGAATGCGATCATTGAAGACAATACGATTGAAAACAGCTTCAACAATGGGATTGTGTTTCTCAGTTCCAACAAGTCCACGAAACTGTATAGAAACAGCATTCATCATATCGATAAATCCGAACATAACTTTATCCCCGCTGCCATCGGCATACGCGGGTCCCATAATAACGGGAACGTTAATAATGACTATACAGCCCTGCCATTGACCTTGACCAACACGTTGATTGAGAATGATCACACATTTGCCGAGGTTGGAAGGGAAATTCATTTCCAAGCAGGAACATCAAATAATTTATTGAATAATCGGATCGGTATTCCGCCAGCTTTTAAAAGCGATAATTGA
- a CDS encoding GNAT family protein, with the protein MIELQYFERSDIEQLINWIPSAEFALQWGGPAFQYPLTEEQLEKYLEQANKEDSDTYIYKVIDQDLQKVIGHISLGKVDRVHRSARVGKVLVGSPEVRGKGIGFEMMKAILTIAFEELKLHKVTLGVFDFNTSAIRCYENAGFVREGFLRDARKNGDEYWNLIEMGVLENEWREMNKR; encoded by the coding sequence ATGATTGAACTACAATATTTCGAGCGCTCAGATATAGAACAATTAATAAATTGGATACCTTCAGCTGAATTTGCATTGCAATGGGGTGGTCCTGCATTCCAATATCCGTTAACGGAAGAGCAACTAGAAAAATACCTTGAACAAGCGAACAAAGAAGATTCTGATACATATATTTACAAAGTAATCGACCAAGACTTACAAAAAGTGATTGGACACATTTCTTTAGGGAAAGTCGACCGAGTTCATAGATCAGCGAGAGTAGGGAAGGTATTGGTCGGTTCACCAGAAGTAAGAGGAAAAGGGATTGGTTTTGAAATGATGAAAGCCATTTTGACAATTGCGTTTGAAGAACTAAAACTACATAAGGTAACCTTAGGTGTTTTTGATTTTAATACATCTGCGATTCGTTGTTATGAAAACGCTGGATTTGTTAGAGAAGGATTTTTAAGGGATGCTCGTAAAAATGGTGATGAATACTGGAATTTGATTGAAATGGGTGTTCTAGAAAACGAATGGCGTGAAATGAATAAAAGATAG
- a CDS encoding ABC transporter ATP-binding protein encodes MTTIRIRSLHKKIRKKTLLHDINYEFNSGKIYGLYGRNGSGKTMLLRAMAGLLMPSSGEIAIDEKILHKDISFPANSSVIIENTSLLHQYDAYTNLKILAKIRNIATDEDIKVNIRRVGLDPESRMKVGKFSLGMKQRLSVAQAIFEKPDILLLDEPTNAIDEEGVTLVYRILKEEKERGALILLTSHHKQDLEALADEYIKMDNGGIVLDSK; translated from the coding sequence ATGACGACAATACGAATTCGCTCTTTACATAAAAAGATAAGGAAGAAAACTCTTTTGCATGATATCAATTATGAGTTTAACAGCGGGAAAATATATGGTTTGTATGGAAGGAATGGCTCCGGTAAAACGATGCTGCTTAGAGCGATGGCAGGCTTGCTCATGCCAAGCTCAGGAGAAATTGCCATAGACGAAAAAATCCTTCATAAAGATATTTCCTTTCCGGCTAATAGTAGTGTCATTATTGAAAACACTTCGCTGCTGCACCAGTATGATGCTTATACGAATCTGAAAATATTAGCGAAAATCAGGAACATCGCCACGGATGAAGATATTAAAGTTAATATAAGAAGAGTCGGCCTTGATCCGGAATCGAGAATGAAGGTAGGGAAATTTTCGTTAGGAATGAAGCAGCGTCTAAGTGTCGCTCAAGCGATATTTGAAAAACCGGACATCTTGTTATTGGATGAACCGACCAATGCGATTGACGAAGAAGGAGTTACGCTAGTTTATCGCATTTTGAAGGAAGAAAAAGAGCGCGGCGCACTCATTCTGCTGACAAGCCATCATAAACAAGACCTGGAAGCATTAGCCGATGAATATATAAAGATGGATAATGGAGGCATCGTCCTTGACTCTAAATAA
- a CDS encoding DUF2705 family protein gives MTKRIFLLMLIIILLQILLFDYFDGSIADLTGYMIVSGVPVSNKFVVLGTWYMFFAGLSFLSLGYMRKYISGYGVYLMIREKSRVKLGFRRIGNLMILIFGLSSIQFLFSIVFAFITNEEQAFFYDDFQSFIWIASLYMLSNFVLIFIQMALQLHVTEEVALLLTNVYVLVSVTLGGVLLSAQKLTWLLYFLVPNFGMYVRSDVLEMGGISAVHAYIVLTVMTLILTVLTYGRLKKIDLI, from the coding sequence ATGACTAAACGTATCTTCTTACTGATGTTGATCATCATCTTGTTGCAAATTTTATTATTTGATTATTTTGATGGCTCTATTGCCGATCTTACGGGATATATGATCGTTAGCGGAGTTCCGGTCAGTAATAAGTTTGTTGTATTGGGAACATGGTATATGTTCTTTGCTGGCTTGAGCTTTTTATCGCTCGGTTATATGCGGAAGTATATTTCCGGTTATGGCGTGTACCTGATGATCAGGGAAAAAAGCAGGGTGAAGCTTGGATTTAGAAGAATCGGTAATCTAATGATTCTTATATTTGGATTATCTTCCATCCAGTTTCTTTTCTCGATCGTATTCGCTTTTATAACTAATGAGGAGCAGGCTTTTTTTTATGATGATTTTCAATCATTCATCTGGATAGCGAGTCTTTATATGTTGTCCAATTTTGTCTTGATTTTCATCCAAATGGCACTTCAGCTGCATGTTACGGAGGAAGTAGCTTTATTGCTGACAAATGTTTATGTGCTTGTTTCGGTCACTTTGGGCGGAGTTCTTTTATCTGCGCAAAAGCTGACGTGGTTACTCTATTTTTTGGTTCCCAATTTCGGGATGTATGTAAGAAGTGATGTCCTTGAAATGGGCGGAATATCAGCAGTACATGCTTATATTGTACTAACCGTAATGACGCTCATTTTAACTGTTTTAACATATGGACGATTAAAGAAAATCGATTTAATTTAA
- a CDS encoding WxPxxD family membrane protein — protein MKSNQKKVYVSLLLCFLFGCLWMTYNIHYLKIKQLDPAYPLIIDVSGSVEGYLSVKNLLITYMIPLLLFYRFFIEDEHPHRIVRFTSRIDLYRRRTIQVFISSFIFAFSILLIHFAAVFLFDRFHFVSSDFWKLTLLNLALLTCIYFSIGLLYYFIFDYSNSIMAMAATFCICFFLYVMKSQLNLAWGPASDANVIDPFLSSGMTGYQSLILLGKEVSLSLVMALLGLFAIEEKDFLVGVSDD, from the coding sequence ATGAAATCTAATCAAAAAAAAGTGTATGTATCCCTGCTGCTATGTTTTTTATTTGGATGTTTATGGATGACCTATAATATTCATTATTTAAAAATCAAGCAGCTAGATCCAGCGTATCCATTGATCATTGATGTAAGTGGAAGTGTAGAAGGCTATCTCTCGGTTAAAAATTTATTGATCACATATATGATTCCTTTGTTACTGTTTTATCGTTTTTTTATTGAAGATGAGCATCCGCACAGGATCGTTCGCTTCACATCCAGAATTGATTTGTATCGTAGACGGACGATCCAAGTTTTTATCAGTTCGTTTATCTTTGCGTTCAGCATCTTATTGATTCATTTCGCAGCTGTGTTCCTATTTGATCGATTTCATTTTGTATCTTCGGATTTTTGGAAACTAACACTTCTTAATCTAGCATTATTGACGTGTATCTATTTCTCGATTGGCCTGCTTTATTATTTCATTTTTGATTATTCCAATTCAATCATGGCGATGGCAGCGACCTTTTGTATTTGTTTTTTCTTATATGTAATGAAGAGTCAGCTGAATCTGGCATGGGGCCCTGCCAGTGATGCAAATGTAATCGATCCTTTTTTAAGCAGCGGAATGACCGGATATCAATCGTTGATTTTGTTAGGAAAAGAGGTATCGCTATCTCTCGTGATGGCTTTACTTGGGCTGTTTGCAATAGAGGAAAAAGATTTCCTGGTTGGTGTTTCCGATGACTAA
- a CDS encoding DUF2712 domain-containing protein encodes MSERTWMKKIRVIALGTILACSIGLGTLSVEAGNENNKYSFTIQKDQKNSYTGTEYRQTTTERNTWKVRMYKSTEGTNTVTTYWLEKSNGTNVSPSVKVTAGSGGLNSGRNHYVKGNAGANAANVRLTAENNNVSSSTYSVNGYWDEETGRILPGQYKESYTTEYNK; translated from the coding sequence ATGAGCGAAAGAACATGGATGAAAAAAATAAGAGTAATAGCATTAGGGACCATTTTAGCTTGCTCGATTGGGTTAGGAACACTATCAGTTGAGGCTGGAAATGAGAATAACAAGTATTCATTTACAATTCAGAAGGATCAAAAAAATTCGTACACAGGCACAGAGTATCGTCAAACGACTACAGAACGGAATACATGGAAAGTGAGAATGTATAAATCAACAGAAGGAACTAATACGGTAACGACGTATTGGCTCGAAAAAAGCAACGGCACGAACGTATCTCCTTCAGTTAAAGTTACAGCTGGTAGCGGCGGTTTAAATAGTGGGCGAAATCATTATGTTAAAGGCAATGCAGGTGCGAATGCGGCTAATGTTAGGTTAACGGCTGAGAATAATAATGTGAGTTCTAGCACCTATTCCGTAAACGGATATTGGGATGAAGAGACAGGGAGGATATTACCTGGACAGTATAAAGAATCATACACCACAGAATATAATAAATAA
- a CDS encoding Ig-like domain-containing protein, giving the protein MKLNHVSRLTAFVLIFALIFSLMIPQNSQAVTTSIENVKTIKNGDTLDGKFNEPDVHWYQINPTAEEIQKFSHIEFEVDSDKILNISVYSSKEKAEKDESNYWFSSYPDEKAVIDFPYAWEGTYYVKVEYLGETDDEGNPIPDAKNEAGYSINAHSVTLPPSAGEEEMGLEECPVEVSAYDKKTGESLLKSLRVFRDEVLTTSSEGRSLSSLYYKASPFLAYHLASNKKARDAAYKYLVEIKPLIDDLNENGASSTAVIEKGKQQEAIKELYTMAADAAPAGLKKDMESLAKKIDLEDLAGVKVVDIASKAGIELPASKNTKNKYIVKLKPGKSLSSFQSKVSGKGYGKLSTPEKQEPMYDDMYVVELKSQAKMSASALSSIENLSEVEYIEPVKTYKALSADIQSPYQWSLNNPGGEEGIKGADIDNEKLQALIKKRNLKETLVAVVDTGVDDSLADLQDRVRMDLGKNFIDKKGNAIDDNGHGTHVSGIIAAKADNGYSMQGINPLAKIMPVKVLDSSGYGDNEKIALGIKYAVDHGAKVINLSLGGEYSRTIEYALKEAAAKNVMVIVASGNDGVEALSYPASSKYAISVGATNALDLVSDYSNYGFQLDMVAPGTAIPSLVPNGNVTYMDGTSMAAPHVAAATALLLSANPGLKVNEVRQILHDTSEYVKFEEEDNAYPTEEYEDEDGEIIIPQEELPVGKDLVSGYGRLNAFSALSAVDLQAKVNSVFDNKTTLTGTAKKGSAIEVKSGSKSLGKATAAANGTFTIKIPVQKAEQMLTVHISDSAKLATSSIKVFVNKGATPAKPTVKPVSDKDVYVTGQSQAEVKVTVKNSAKKVIGSANTDSKGNFKVKISKQKAGSKLSVTATDLAKRESKAAAVTVLDKTAPDAPKVNEVSDSATKVTGKAEVSSTVTVKYNNKSIGTATVDKKGNYSVKISKQKAGSVLYVSAKDKAGNTGKATKVTVKDKTAPSAPKVNEVNDKATKVTGKAEAGSKVTVKQNNKNIGTATADKKGNYSVKISKQKAGSVLYVSAKDKAGNTGKATKVTVKKSK; this is encoded by the coding sequence GTGAAACTTAACCATGTTAGTAGATTGACAGCGTTTGTACTTATTTTTGCCTTGATTTTCAGTTTGATGATTCCGCAAAATTCACAAGCTGTAACTACATCAATTGAAAATGTCAAAACGATTAAAAATGGGGATACATTGGACGGGAAGTTCAATGAACCGGATGTTCACTGGTACCAAATCAACCCGACAGCAGAAGAAATACAAAAGTTTTCCCATATTGAGTTTGAGGTCGATTCGGATAAAATTTTGAATATATCCGTCTATTCAAGTAAGGAAAAAGCCGAAAAGGATGAGAGCAACTATTGGTTTTCTTCTTATCCGGATGAAAAAGCCGTCATTGATTTCCCATATGCCTGGGAAGGAACGTATTATGTGAAAGTTGAATATTTAGGCGAAACGGATGATGAAGGAAATCCAATCCCGGATGCCAAAAATGAAGCGGGATATTCCATCAATGCCCATTCGGTAACCTTGCCGCCATCCGCTGGGGAAGAGGAGATGGGACTTGAAGAATGTCCGGTCGAAGTGAGTGCGTACGACAAGAAAACGGGTGAATCATTGTTGAAATCACTCCGTGTGTTTAGAGATGAAGTTCTCACGACGTCGTCTGAGGGACGCAGCCTTTCTTCTTTATACTATAAGGCTTCGCCATTCCTTGCCTATCATCTGGCTAGCAATAAAAAAGCGAGGGATGCCGCGTATAAATATTTAGTCGAGATTAAGCCGCTGATTGATGATCTAAATGAAAACGGAGCAAGCAGCACCGCAGTCATTGAAAAAGGCAAACAGCAAGAAGCAATTAAAGAATTGTACACTATGGCTGCGGATGCCGCACCGGCTGGATTGAAAAAGGATATGGAAAGCCTGGCAAAGAAAATCGATCTTGAGGATCTTGCAGGGGTAAAGGTAGTCGATATCGCAAGTAAAGCGGGAATCGAGCTGCCAGCTTCAAAAAATACAAAAAACAAATACATCGTCAAACTTAAACCTGGGAAGTCATTAAGCTCCTTCCAATCCAAGGTAAGCGGAAAAGGATATGGAAAACTGTCGACTCCCGAGAAGCAAGAGCCAATGTATGATGATATGTACGTCGTGGAGTTAAAGAGCCAAGCCAAGATGAGCGCATCAGCTCTATCATCGATCGAAAACCTTTCAGAAGTGGAATATATTGAGCCGGTCAAAACGTATAAAGCTCTTTCAGCCGATATTCAGTCACCGTATCAATGGTCGTTGAATAATCCTGGTGGAGAAGAAGGCATCAAGGGCGCGGACATCGATAACGAAAAACTGCAAGCCTTGATTAAAAAACGTAATTTAAAGGAAACATTGGTGGCGGTCGTCGACACGGGTGTCGATGATTCACTGGCTGATTTGCAAGATCGTGTCCGCATGGACTTAGGCAAGAATTTCATCGATAAAAAAGGCAATGCCATCGATGACAATGGCCATGGAACACATGTATCCGGCATCATCGCTGCCAAAGCGGATAACGGATATTCGATGCAAGGAATCAATCCATTAGCGAAAATCATGCCTGTAAAGGTGCTTGATTCTTCAGGCTATGGAGATAACGAGAAAATTGCACTGGGCATTAAATATGCCGTCGATCACGGTGCCAAGGTAATAAACTTAAGTTTGGGCGGAGAATACAGCAGGACGATCGAATATGCCTTGAAGGAAGCAGCTGCGAAGAATGTAATGGTTATCGTGGCAAGCGGTAATGATGGGGTGGAAGCTCTATCTTATCCGGCATCATCCAAATATGCGATTTCCGTCGGTGCAACCAATGCTCTTGACTTAGTATCCGATTATTCCAATTATGGATTCCAATTGGACATGGTCGCCCCTGGGACAGCCATCCCAAGCCTTGTCCCTAATGGAAACGTTACGTATATGGATGGTACGTCGATGGCAGCTCCGCATGTTGCGGCAGCTACAGCGCTGTTATTATCCGCAAACCCTGGATTGAAGGTGAATGAAGTAAGGCAAATCCTTCATGATACCTCCGAATATGTGAAATTCGAAGAAGAAGATAATGCTTACCCTACTGAGGAATATGAAGATGAAGATGGAGAAATCATCATTCCTCAAGAGGAACTGCCTGTCGGTAAAGATTTAGTATCAGGATACGGAAGATTGAATGCTTTCAGTGCACTAAGTGCTGTGGATTTACAAGCAAAGGTCAACTCTGTATTCGATAATAAAACAACCCTGACTGGAACGGCTAAAAAAGGTTCGGCGATCGAAGTGAAAAGCGGAAGTAAATCACTAGGTAAAGCAACGGCGGCTGCTAACGGAACGTTCACTATCAAGATTCCGGTCCAAAAAGCGGAGCAGATGCTGACTGTGCATATCTCTGATTCTGCCAAACTGGCAACTTCTTCAATCAAAGTATTCGTGAACAAGGGTGCAACCCCTGCTAAGCCAACCGTTAAGCCTGTCAGCGACAAAGACGTGTATGTAACGGGTCAATCGCAAGCCGAGGTGAAAGTCACGGTCAAAAACAGTGCGAAAAAAGTGATCGGCTCAGCAAACACGGACAGCAAAGGAAATTTCAAAGTCAAAATCAGCAAACAAAAGGCCGGCTCCAAACTGTCGGTCACAGCAACTGATCTAGCAAAACGCGAAAGCAAGGCAGCAGCCGTGACGGTTCTCGATAAAACCGCCCCGGATGCACCGAAAGTGAATGAAGTAAGCGACAGCGCCACCAAAGTAACAGGTAAAGCGGAAGTGAGCTCAACCGTTACCGTGAAGTACAACAATAAAAGCATCGGAACGGCAACCGTTGATAAGAAGGGGAACTACTCCGTCAAAATCAGCAAGCAAAAAGCAGGATCCGTGTTATATGTCTCAGCCAAAGACAAAGCGGGCAATACAGGAAAAGCAACAAAGGTAACAGTGAAAGATAAAACCGCACCATCCGCACCGAAAGTGAATGAAGTGAATGACAAAGCAACAAAAGTAACAGGTAAAGCGGAAGCGGGTTCAAAAGTTACCGTAAAGCAAAACAATAAAAACATCGGAACGGCAACCGCTGATAAGAAGGGGAACTACTCCGTCAAAATCAGCAAGCAAAAAGCAGGGTCCGTGTTATATGTCTCAGCAAAAGATAAAGCAGGCAATACAGGAAAAGCAACAAAAGTAACCGTGAAAAAATCCAAATAG
- the leuS gene encoding leucine--tRNA ligase → MSFDHRSIETKWQHYWEGNKTFKTGEESGKRKFYALDMFPYPSGAGLHVGHPEGYTASDILARMKRAQGYNVLHPIGWDAFGLPAEQYAIDTGNDPAEFTEHNINTFRRQIKALGFSYDWDREINTTDPDYYKWTQWIFLKLYEKGLAYIDEVAVNWCPALGTVLANEEVIDGKSERGGHPVERRPMKQWMLRITAYADRLIDDLNDVDWPENIKDMQRNWIGRSEGAEVTFHIDGFDDTFTVFTTRPDTLFGATYAVLAPEHHFVDKITTAEQRDAVEAYLDEVKHKSDLERTDLAKDKSGVFTGAYAMNPVNGEKMPIWIADYVLISYGTGAIMAVPAHDERDYEFAVKFDLPIKEVVAGGDVTSEAYTGDGLHVNSEFLDGLDKEEGISAMIKWLEEKEIGTKKITYRLRDWLFSRQRYWGEPIPIIHWEDGTMSALKEEELPLILPKTTDIKPSGTGESPLANIAEWVNVTDENGRKGRRETNTMPQWAGSSWYFLRYIDPDNTEALADPEKLKEWMPVDIYIGGAEHAVLHLLYARFWHKFLYDIGVVPTKEPFQNLFNQGMILGENNEKMSKSKGNVVNPDDIVESHGADTLRMYEMFMGPLDASIAWSTNGLDGSRRFLDRIWRLLVNEDGTLTDKLTETDDTGKLEKVYHQTVKKVTENYEELKFNTAISQLMVFINDAYKADSLPKVYVEGFVKLLAPVAPHIAEELWSKLGHSESITYGTWPAFDEAKLVDNEVEIVIQINGKVKTKLMVPTDTTKEKLEEIAMGDDSIKEQIDGKTIRKVIAVPGKLVNIVAN, encoded by the coding sequence ATGAGTTTTGACCATAGAAGCATAGAAACGAAATGGCAGCATTACTGGGAGGGCAACAAGACATTCAAGACGGGCGAAGAAAGCGGTAAACGCAAATTCTACGCCCTTGATATGTTCCCATATCCTTCAGGGGCAGGTCTTCATGTAGGACACCCGGAAGGTTACACGGCAAGCGATATTTTAGCCAGGATGAAGCGGGCCCAAGGATATAATGTCCTGCATCCGATCGGCTGGGATGCCTTTGGACTTCCGGCAGAGCAATATGCAATCGATACGGGAAATGACCCAGCTGAATTCACGGAGCACAACATCAACACGTTCCGTCGCCAAATCAAGGCACTTGGTTTTTCTTATGACTGGGATCGTGAAATCAATACGACGGATCCTGACTATTACAAATGGACGCAATGGATTTTCTTGAAGTTATATGAAAAAGGCTTGGCTTATATTGATGAAGTGGCCGTTAACTGGTGTCCAGCACTTGGCACGGTCTTGGCGAACGAAGAAGTCATCGATGGGAAAAGTGAGCGGGGAGGCCATCCGGTCGAGCGCCGTCCGATGAAGCAATGGATGCTTCGCATCACGGCTTATGCAGACCGCTTGATCGACGATTTGAATGATGTGGATTGGCCGGAAAACATCAAGGATATGCAGCGTAACTGGATTGGGCGTTCCGAGGGAGCGGAAGTTACTTTCCATATCGACGGCTTTGATGATACCTTCACGGTGTTCACGACCCGTCCTGATACGTTATTCGGGGCAACTTATGCCGTATTGGCCCCGGAACATCACTTTGTCGATAAAATTACGACAGCTGAACAAAGAGATGCAGTTGAGGCTTATTTGGATGAAGTGAAGCATAAAAGCGATTTGGAAAGAACCGACTTGGCAAAAGATAAATCAGGCGTTTTCACGGGGGCTTATGCGATGAACCCGGTAAACGGCGAAAAAATGCCGATCTGGATTGCCGATTATGTGCTGATCAGCTACGGAACGGGTGCGATCATGGCCGTTCCTGCGCATGATGAACGTGATTATGAATTTGCTGTCAAGTTCGACTTGCCGATCAAGGAAGTCGTCGCTGGCGGGGATGTCACGAGTGAAGCGTATACAGGCGATGGCCTTCATGTGAATTCGGAATTCCTTGATGGGTTGGATAAAGAAGAAGGCATTTCAGCCATGATCAAATGGCTGGAAGAAAAAGAAATCGGTACGAAGAAAATTACCTACCGTCTTCGCGACTGGTTATTCAGCCGTCAGCGTTACTGGGGTGAACCGATCCCGATCATCCATTGGGAAGATGGGACGATGTCTGCACTGAAGGAAGAGGAACTTCCGTTGATTTTACCGAAAACGACAGACATCAAGCCTTCAGGGACAGGGGAATCTCCACTTGCGAACATTGCGGAATGGGTGAACGTAACCGATGAAAACGGACGGAAAGGGCGCCGCGAGACGAACACGATGCCGCAATGGGCAGGCAGCAGCTGGTACTTCCTTCGTTATATCGACCCGGATAACACGGAAGCGTTGGCAGATCCCGAAAAATTGAAAGAGTGGATGCCGGTCGACATTTATATTGGCGGTGCCGAGCATGCGGTGCTTCACTTGCTGTACGCGCGTTTCTGGCATAAATTCTTGTATGATATCGGCGTCGTGCCAACGAAGGAGCCATTCCAAAACCTATTTAACCAAGGAATGATCCTTGGCGAGAATAATGAAAAAATGAGTAAATCAAAAGGAAATGTCGTGAACCCGGATGATATCGTTGAAAGCCATGGTGCCGATACACTTCGCATGTATGAAATGTTCATGGGACCATTGGATGCATCGATTGCCTGGTCGACAAACGGGCTGGATGGTTCGCGCAGGTTCCTCGACCGTATCTGGCGTTTATTGGTCAACGAGGATGGAACATTAACGGATAAGCTGACCGAAACGGATGACACGGGCAAGCTTGAGAAGGTCTATCATCAAACGGTTAAAAAAGTGACCGAGAACTATGAAGAATTGAAATTCAATACGGCAATTTCACAATTGATGGTATTCATCAATGACGCGTATAAAGCGGATTCGCTTCCTAAAGTATATGTCGAGGGCTTCGTCAAACTGCTTGCACCGGTTGCACCGCATATTGCCGAAGAGCTTTGGTCCAAACTGGGTCACTCCGAAAGCATCACATACGGAACATGGCCGGCCTTCGATGAAGCGAAGCTAGTGGATAACGAAGTCGAAATCGTCATCCAAATCAACGGAAAAGTCAAAACGAAACTGATGGTGCCAACTGACACCACGAAAGAAAAACTGGAAGAAATCGCGATGGGCGATGACTCCATCAAAGAACAAATCGACGGGAAAACGATTCGCAAAGTCATTGCCGTGCCTGGCAAATTAGTGAATATCGTCGCTAATTAA
- a CDS encoding DUF2524 family protein, giving the protein MATRQSVDHFLEQCEGALHFAEYEFNEASRQEHYDDEQFQNSQRYIEEALTDMERLYASSNDQQREMLSRMKQQLNELKNEMIVLRH; this is encoded by the coding sequence ATGGCAACCAGACAATCCGTCGATCATTTTTTAGAGCAATGTGAAGGAGCTCTCCATTTTGCAGAGTATGAGTTTAACGAGGCTTCACGGCAAGAGCATTATGATGATGAACAATTTCAAAATTCGCAAAGGTATATCGAAGAGGCTTTGACGGATATGGAACGCTTGTATGCCAGTTCGAATGACCAGCAACGGGAAATGCTTTCGCGGATGAAGCAGCAGTTGAACGAATTGAAAAATGAAATGATCGTACTTCGACATTAA